In the Euphorbia lathyris chromosome 5, ddEupLath1.1, whole genome shotgun sequence genome, one interval contains:
- the LOC136231302 gene encoding fasciclin-like arabinogalactan protein 7 produces MELFMLSTAVLFCLTSPAYVESASPLAPILPPTPAPAPAPAPTPGYVNLTSLLSVAGPFGTFLNYLESTKVIDTFQNQANNTEEGLTLFVPKNSAFSSLKKPSLSNLTQEQLKQVMLYHALPHYYSLSDFKNLSQISPVSTFAGANEFALNFTDVSGTVHLDSGWTSTKVSSSVFSTEPVAIYQVDKVLLPEAIFGTDIPPMPAPAPAPEISPAADAPSSDLTGDSHAPGVSTPNSSYRIMNAGIWSQLVLAVSGVLVLFL; encoded by the coding sequence ATGGAGCTGTTTATGTTAAGTACTGCAGTATTGTTTTGCTTGACTTCACCAGCATATGTTGAATCTGCTAGTCCTCTAGCACCAATCCTGCCTCCAACTCCGGCTCCAGCACCAGCACCAGCACCGACACCTGGATATGTGAACCTCACCAGTTTACTGTCAGTAGCAGGCCCATTTGGCACCTTCTTGAACTACCTTGAATCCACAAAAGTAATTGACACCTTCCAAAATCAAGCCAACAACACAGAAGAAGGGCTTACTCTTTTCGTGCCGAAAAACTCTGCCTTTTCATCTCTAAAGAAGCCATCTTTATCAAACCTAACTCAAGAACAGCTCAAGCAAGTCATGCTTTATCATGCCTTACCCCATTATTACTCATTGTCTGACTTCAAGAACCTTAGCCAAATAAGCCCGGTTAGTACATTTGCAGGAGCAAATGAATTCGCTTTGAATTTCACAGATGTGTCCGGAACTGTGCATCTTGATTCAGGATGGACTAGCACTAAAGTTAGCAGCAGTGTATTTTCGACTGAACCTGTGGCAATTTATCAGGTTGATAAGGTGTTGTTGCCTGAAGCTATTTTTGGTACTGATATTCCTCCAATGCCTGCACCTGCACCAGCTCCTGAAATTAGCCCAGCTGCAGATGCTCCGTCATCTGATCTGACCGGAGACTCCCATGCCCCGGGTGTTTCCACTCCAAACTCTTCATATAGAATCATGAATGCCGGTATTTGGAGTCAATTGGTGTTGGCAGTTTCAGGTGTGCTGGTCTTGTTCTTGTGA
- the LOC136229630 gene encoding fimbrin-5 yields the protein MSSYVGILVSDPWLQGQFTQVELRTLKSKFISARNQVGRVKVADLPSAFVKLRPFSEVFNETEIKAILAESYTNAEEEFDFETFLRAYLNVQTRVPAKLVGKKLRYSSSFLKASTTTFRHNINESEKTSYVTHINNYLKEDSFLKEYLPLDPNTNAIFDLIKDGVLLCKLINLAVPGTIDERAINKKKDLNPWERNENHTLGLNSAKAIGCTVVNIGTQDLVEARPHLVLGLISQVIKIQLLADLNLKKTPQLLELADDSKEVEELMNLAPEKVLLKWMNFHLKKAGYTKEVTNFTSDVKDGEAYIHLLKSLAPELSGPATTGATTPMERAKLVLDQAEKLDCQGFLTTKDILEGSANLNLAFVAQVFQHRNGLKVDNDKMSFAEMMVEDDAQTSREERCFRLWINSLDIVTYVNNVFEDVRTGWVLLEVLDKVSSGSVNWKQATKPPIKMPFRKVENCNQVIKIGKELNFSLVNVAGNDIVQGNKKLILAYLWQLMRFNMLQLLRNLRSHSHSHGKEITDADILNWANAKVKKAGRKSHMDSFKDRTLSNGIFFLELLSSVEPRVVNWSVVTKGETEEDKKLNATYIISVARKLGCSIFLLHEDIIEVNQKMMLILTASIMYWSLQQQATETDSSAIDDSGDTSSQPVDDMTMDDAAVETLEGS from the exons ATGTCTAGTTATGTGGGTATTCTTGTCTCTGATCCATGGCTTCAGGGCCAATTTACCCAAGTCGAGTTACGCACACTCAAGTCTAAG TTTATATCTGCAAGGAATCAGGTGGGTCGAGTCAAAGTGGCGGATTTGCcttctgcttttgtaaaattgaggccTTTCAGTGAGGTTTTTAATGAGACCGAGATTAAAGCTATTTTAGCTGAGTCTTATACCAATGCAGAAGAAGAATTTGATTTTGAAACCTTCCTCCGG GCATATTTAAATGTGCAAACAAGAGTACCTGCAAAATTGGTTGGTAAAAAACTAAGATATTCTTCCTCATTTCTCAAGGCATCCACAACCACTTTTCGCCATAACATTAACGAATCCGAGAAAACTTCCTATGTTACACACATTAACAATTACTTGAAGGAAGATTCATTCTTGAAGGAATATCTTCCTTTAGATCCAAATACGAATGCTATATTTGATCTCATAAAAGATGGTGTTCTTCTCTG CAAGCTTATTAATCTGGCCGTCCCTGGGACTATAGATGAACGAgctattaacaaaaaaaaggacCTTAACCCATGGGAGAGGAATGAGAACCACACCCTTGGCCTTAATTCGGCAAAAGCTATTGGCTGTACAGTTGTTAATATTGGAACACAGGACCTTGTTGAAGCTAGA CCCCATCTAGTACTTGGATTGATTTCCCAAGTTATCAAG ATTCAATTGTTAGCAGATCTTAATTTGAAGAAAACTCCTCAACTTTTGGAATTGGCAGATGACAGCAAG GAAGTGGAGGAGCTTATGAATTTAGCCCCTGAAAAAGTTTTGCTGAAGTGGATGAATTTTCATTTAAAGAAAGCTGGTTACACTAAAGAAGTTACAAACTTCACATCTGATGTAAAG GATGGAGAGGCCTATATTCACCTGCTTAAAAGTCTTGCCCCAGAACTGAGTGGCCCTGCCACAACCGGTGCTACTACTCCCATGGAGAGAGCAAAGTTAGTTCTTGATCAAGCAGAGAAACTAGATTGCCAAGGATTCCTCACTACTAAAGACATTCTTGAGGGCTCCGCCAATCTTAATCTTGCATTCGTTGCCCAAGTATTCCAGCACAG GAATGGATTAAAAGTTGACAATGATAAGATGTCCTTTGCTGAGATGATGGTGGAGGATGATGCCCAAACTTCTAGGGAAGAGAGATGCTTCCGGCTGTGGATTAACAGTCTTgacattgttacatatgttAATAATGTTTTTGAGGATGTCAGAACTGG GTGGGTTCTTTTAGAAGTGCTCGACAAAGTTTCATCTGGATCAGTTAATTGGAAACAGGCAACTAAACCTCCTATAAAAATGCCATTCAGAAAAGTTGAGAATTGCAACCAAGTTATAAAAATAGGAAAGGAATTGAATTTTTCCCTTGTCAATGTTGCTGGGAATGACATAGTCCAGGGAAATAAGAAGCTCATATTAG CATATTTATGGCAGCTAATGAGGTTTAACATGCTTCAACTCCTGAGAAACTTGAGATCTCACTCCCACTCCCATGGTAAAGAAATTACAGACGCTGACATCCTAAATTGGGCAAACGCCAAAGTGAAGAAAGCAGGTCGAAAATCTCATATGGATAGCTTCAAG GATAGAACCCTATCAAATGGAATTTTCTTTCTTGAGCTTCTTAGTTCAGTAGAGCCAAGGGTAGTCAATTGGTCTGTGGTTACAAAAGGAGAAACTG AGGAAGACAAGAAATTGAATGCTACCTATATAATCAGTGTTGCCAGGAAGCTTGGGTGCTCCATTTTCTTATTACATGAGGACATCATAGAG